The Manis javanica isolate MJ-LG chromosome 4, MJ_LKY, whole genome shotgun sequence genome contains a region encoding:
- the LRRC37B gene encoding leucine-rich repeat-containing protein 37B isoform X1: MDENYKDLQAALAEPSYTPEEAEPPVQEEAPAPPSARPQGTLPHPGQVPSQCPNLIQVTAAPGDLDVSVPQQPEPSETAFPSLTQNSVVNTTANNICELRSCTDEMLACVGLSPEQKLQSVPMPEPKAHNGTFMILNFQGNSISYVEENTWKSYTWVEKLILSDNQLSELHKDSLEGLLPLQYLDLSCNEIQSIERRTFESLPFLQFINLGCNLITEVSFGTFQAWHGMQFLHTLNLSLNPLTTVEDSYFFKLRALKYLDMGKTQVTLKTVESIVMMSPKLEKLILPIHMTCCLCQFKNNIEVFYNTVKLHCDSECLTNIAYCGELPLSGDVLFMF; this comes from the exons ATGGATGAGAACTACAAAGACCTGCAGGCAGCCCTGGCTGAGCCTTCCTACACTCCTGAAGAGGCTGAGCCTCCAGTCCAGGAGGAAGCCCCAGCTCCACCTTCAGCGCGCCCTCAGGGGACACTTCCACATCCTGGGCAGGTTCCCAGTCAGTGTCCAAACCTGATTCAGGTCACAGCTGCACCTGGGGACCTGGACGTTTCCGTACCTCAGCAGCCAGAGCCATCTGAGACAGCTTTTCCATCACTGACTCAGAATTCAGTGGTGAACACCACCGCAAACAACATATGTGAGCTCCGTAGCTGCACAGATGAGATGCTGGCATGCGTTGGTCTCAGCCCAGAGCAGAAGCTCCAGAGTGTGCCCATGCCAGAGCCCAAGGCTCACAATGGCACCTTCATGATCTT AAATTTCCAAGGAAACTCTATTTCTTACGTTGAAGAAAATACATGGAAGTCATACACTTGGGTTGAGAAACT aaTTCTCAGTGACAATCAGTTGAGTGAATTACATAAAGACTCATTGGAAGGCCTGCTACCCCTCCAGTATTT agaTTTATCCTGCAATGAAATACAATCTATTGAAAGACGTACATTCGAATCACTACCTTTTCTGCAGTTTAT aaatcttGGTTGCAATCTAATTACAGAAGTGAGCTTTGGAACATTTCAGGCCTGGCATGGAATGCAGTTCTTACACACATT AAATCTCAGTCTTAATCCTCTGACAACTGTTGaagattcttattttttcaaattgagagcattaaaatattt AGACATGGGAAAAACCCAAGTGACACTTAAAACAGTTGAGAGCATTGTCATGATGAGCCCCAAGTTAGAAAAACT GATTTTACCTATCCATATGACCTGCTGCCTCtgccaatttaaaaataatattgaggTTTTCTACAATACAGTCAAGCTGCATTGTGACAGTGAATGTCTGACAAACATCGCATATTGTGGTGAATTACCATTATCCGGtgatgttttatttatgttttaa